In Cohaesibacter intestini, the genomic stretch CCGAACGGATCAGAACCTACAATTTCCCGCAAGGGCGCGTGACGGACCATCGGATCAATCTGACGCTCTACAAGCTTGAAAAGGTTCTGTCCGGTGAAGCGCTGCCGGAGTTGATTGATGCCTTGATTGCCGAAAATCAGGCTCAATTGCTGGCCGCTGTTGAAGCCGACGAAATCTGATGCGACTCGATCAGATGATTGCGGCGATCGCGGCGCGTTTTGCTGGTGTGGGTATCGATAGCGCGCGGCTCGACGCGCGGCTTCTGGCCTGTCATGCCTTGGGCCTGACCGAAACCGACATGATCTTGCAGTTTGATCGCACCCTCTGTGAAGATGAGGCTGAAGCCATCGAGGCTTTGGCGGCGCGGCGCCTTAAGCGAGAACCGGTTGCGCATATTCTGGGGCAGCGGGAATTTTGGGGACTGCCTTTTCACGTCTCCTCTGATGTCCTTGTGCCGCGTCCGGATAGTGAAACGCTGGTTTCTGCTGTGTTGGAGGCTGTGCCTGATCGCACGGCACCGCTCCGGATTGTTGACATCGGCACCGGGTCTGGCTGTTTGTTGCTGGCGCTTCTCTCCGAATTGCCCAATGCACAGGGTTTGGGCGTCGATATCAGTGAGGCGGCGCTCACCATTGCCCAGCACAATGCCGAGGATTTGGGGCTGGCTGATCGGGCGTCTTTCGTTCAGGGGGATTATGCCAATGCCATTGGTCCTGAGGTTGATATTCTGATTTCCAACCCGCCTTATCTGGCGGACAAGGAGATGGCGGATCTGGAACCGGATGTGGCGAACTATGATCCGCGCCATGCATTGGTTTCTGGTGCAAGCGGTCTGGAAGCGTATGAGGCGATCTTTTCGACGGTTGGGGCGTGGGACAAAAGACCGGATGTGATGGCCTTTGAGTTTGGATATCGGCAAGCCAAAGATATATTGCTGCTTTCGCAACAATATAAACTCTGTGGGGACACGGACATGAAATGTGAGGTCCGT encodes the following:
- the prmC gene encoding peptide chain release factor N(5)-glutamine methyltransferase produces the protein MRLDQMIAAIAARFAGVGIDSARLDARLLACHALGLTETDMILQFDRTLCEDEAEAIEALAARRLKREPVAHILGQREFWGLPFHVSSDVLVPRPDSETLVSAVLEAVPDRTAPLRIVDIGTGSGCLLLALLSELPNAQGLGVDISEAALTIAQHNAEDLGLADRASFVQGDYANAIGPEVDILISNPPYLADKEMADLEPDVANYDPRHALVSGASGLEAYEAIFSTVGAWDKRPDVMAFEFGYRQAKDILLLSQQYKLCGDTDMKCEVRQDLAGHDRVLLVSAKPAIPA